In Populus alba chromosome 9, ASM523922v2, whole genome shotgun sequence, a genomic segment contains:
- the LOC118059216 gene encoding cold-regulated protein 27 isoform X1 has translation MEENLRGNVPLPDQKKKSSELTRSNSDSSGLTLDEANAIPQGTSAVWTDEKHGLYLASLEASFVNNQLHPSVRLRGWLGEMGGRPCSSPHQFMVLRDGIWQKKRNEPLLESTADSHFVKGITPAKCHFASAGNQCNAAHHDLQGHSVYCGGGVHARENATVFGGLARSSEQHPVCCLCYQNYIGSTIEVSDQNFVEEDEGEMLSCVHMVKRLRTSGVEASSNDQAVPFTRSDTRDVSTASQSSSEREAHVHQELLSENPNSFVRQNCLHYFLRGS, from the exons ATGGAGGAGAATCTCAGAGGGAATGTTCCGTTACCGGatcagaagaagaagagcagTGAGTTGACTCGGTCGAACTCAGACTCCTCTGGTTTAACCCTTGACGAAGCGAATGCAATACCG CAGGGTACATCTGCAGTGTGGACAGATGAGAAGCATGGGTTATATCTTGCCTCATTAGAAGCGTCATTTGTTAATAATCAATTGCACCCTTCCGTTCGTTTGCGTGGTTGGTTGGGCGAGATGGGAGGGAGGCCGTGTTCATCGCCACACCAG TTCATGGTTCTTCGAGATGGGATCTGGCAGAAGAAAAGGAATGAGCCATTGTTGGAAAGTACAGCCGATTCTCATTTTGTCAAGGGCATTACTCCGGCGAAGTGTCATTTTGCGTCTGCAGGAAACCAGTGTAATGCTGCACACCATGATCTTCAAGGGCACAGTGTATATTGTGGCGGGGGGGTTCATGCAAGAGAGAATGCAACTGTCTTTGGTGGATTGGCAAGAAGTTCAGAACAACACCCTGTGTGCTGCTTATGTTATCAGAATTATATTGGCAGCACAATAG AAGTCTCAGATCAGAACTTTGTTGAAGAAGACGAAGGAGAGATGCTGAGCTGTGTCCACATGGTGAAAAGACTGAGGACATCTGGAGTCGAGGCTTCAAGCAATGATCAA GCTGTGCCATTCACAAGGTCTGATACGAGAGATGTTTCAACTGCCAGTCAATCTTCCTCTGAAAGAGAGGCACATGTGCATCAAGAATTGTTGTCAGAAAACCCCAATAGCTTTGTCCGCCAAAACTGTCTGCATTATTTCTTAAGAGGGAGCTAA
- the LOC118059216 gene encoding cold-regulated protein 27 isoform X2 — protein MEENLRGNVPLPDQKKKSSELTRSNSDSSGLTLDEANAIPGTSAVWTDEKHGLYLASLEASFVNNQLHPSVRLRGWLGEMGGRPCSSPHQFMVLRDGIWQKKRNEPLLESTADSHFVKGITPAKCHFASAGNQCNAAHHDLQGHSVYCGGGVHARENATVFGGLARSSEQHPVCCLCYQNYIGSTIEVSDQNFVEEDEGEMLSCVHMVKRLRTSGVEASSNDQAVPFTRSDTRDVSTASQSSSEREAHVHQELLSENPNSFVRQNCLHYFLRGS, from the exons ATGGAGGAGAATCTCAGAGGGAATGTTCCGTTACCGGatcagaagaagaagagcagTGAGTTGACTCGGTCGAACTCAGACTCCTCTGGTTTAACCCTTGACGAAGCGAATGCAATACCG GGTACATCTGCAGTGTGGACAGATGAGAAGCATGGGTTATATCTTGCCTCATTAGAAGCGTCATTTGTTAATAATCAATTGCACCCTTCCGTTCGTTTGCGTGGTTGGTTGGGCGAGATGGGAGGGAGGCCGTGTTCATCGCCACACCAG TTCATGGTTCTTCGAGATGGGATCTGGCAGAAGAAAAGGAATGAGCCATTGTTGGAAAGTACAGCCGATTCTCATTTTGTCAAGGGCATTACTCCGGCGAAGTGTCATTTTGCGTCTGCAGGAAACCAGTGTAATGCTGCACACCATGATCTTCAAGGGCACAGTGTATATTGTGGCGGGGGGGTTCATGCAAGAGAGAATGCAACTGTCTTTGGTGGATTGGCAAGAAGTTCAGAACAACACCCTGTGTGCTGCTTATGTTATCAGAATTATATTGGCAGCACAATAG AAGTCTCAGATCAGAACTTTGTTGAAGAAGACGAAGGAGAGATGCTGAGCTGTGTCCACATGGTGAAAAGACTGAGGACATCTGGAGTCGAGGCTTCAAGCAATGATCAA GCTGTGCCATTCACAAGGTCTGATACGAGAGATGTTTCAACTGCCAGTCAATCTTCCTCTGAAAGAGAGGCACATGTGCATCAAGAATTGTTGTCAGAAAACCCCAATAGCTTTGTCCGCCAAAACTGTCTGCATTATTTCTTAAGAGGGAGCTAA